From the Lathyrus oleraceus cultivar Zhongwan6 chromosome 4, CAAS_Psat_ZW6_1.0, whole genome shotgun sequence genome, one window contains:
- the LOC127074641 gene encoding GATA transcription factor 5 produces the protein MLHQTHLPLSPFNSFTSHSSLPSLHTSQAETKMECVNAETAFSDFHVQAIAPVDDFSVDDFLNFSNEEEQEQDTLQQPQQDILDEKQQENHFQDNTHNQNEISHPIINNHFESLPTTELTVPVEEAANLEWLSYFVEDSFSQFSMTENHHLLQPKAPEPKPNISTPCFKTPVPGKARSKRTRTGVRVWPVSLVDSSSTSSSTALSSSSSHLEECSKPPEKKPKRRMGSLDGGEGRGVLRRCSHCGVQKTPQWRTGPAGPKTLCNACGVRYKSGRLLPEYRPACSPTFSREMHSNHHRKVLEMRRKKEVIPGSPLHPAAPGF, from the exons ATGCTTCACCAAACTCACCTTCCACTTTCACCCTTCAATTCTTTCACTTCACACTCCTCTCTACCTTCTCTTCATACCTCTCAGGCTGAAACAAAAATGGAGTGTGTGAATGCAGAAACAGCTTTCTCGGATTTTCATGTCCAAGCCATAGCTCCTGTTGATGATTTCTCTGTCGATGATTTCCTCAACTTTTCCAATGAAGAAGAACAAGAACAAGACACTCTCCAACAACCTCAACAAGACATTCTAGATGAAAAACAACAAGAAAACCATTTCCAAGACAATACCCACAATCAAAATGAAATTTCACACCCCATAATCAATAACCACTTTGAATCATTACCAACTACCGAACTCACTGTTCCG GTAGAAGAAGCTGCAAACTTAGAATGGTTATCTTATTTCGTTGAAGATTCCTTCTCACAATTCTCCATGACAGagaatcatcatcttcttcaaccaAAAGCTCCTGAACCAAAACCCAATATTTCAACGCCGTGTTTCAAAACTCCGGTGCCGGGGAAAGCTAGAAGCAAGAGAACAAGAACCGGAGTTCGTGTATGGCCAGTTTCACTAGTCGACTCATCTTCAACTTCAAGCTCCACTGCTCTTTCTTCCTCTTCCTCGCACCTCGAGGAATGTTCGAAGCCGCCGGAGAAAAAACCGAAGAGGAGGATGGGTTCGCTGGACGGCGGCGAAGGGAGAGGTGTTCTGCGGCGGTGCAGTCATTGCGGTGTTCAGAAAACTCCCCAGTGGCGAACCGGACCGGCTGGACCGAAAACGCTCTGTAACGCTTGTGGGGTTCGTTACAAGTCGGGTCGGTTATTACCCGAATATAGACCCGCTTGTAGCCCCACTTTTTCGAGGGAAATGCATTCTAATCATCACCGGAAGGTTCTGGAGATGCGGCGGAAGAAGGAGGTTATTCCCGGTTCGCCACTTCACCCGGCTGCTCCCGGTTTTTGa